In the Cellulomonas sp. C5510 genome, CACGGGAGATCCTTGCCGAGCCTGGTCATGGAGGGATCCTAGGCACAGGCCGGAGGCCCGACCCGTGACCAAGGACCGCACGGGATCCATCCCGGTCGCCGTTACGCTCACCGGCATGGGCATCGCCGCCGACCCCGCACTGCGCGCCGCGCGCACGCGTTCCGTCGAGGAGCATGTCGCCGCCGTGCTGGCCGGCGCCCTGCCGACCCGGGTGGAGCGGGTGCCGCTCGACGACGCGCTCGGGCTGGTGCTCGGCGAGGACGTGGCATCCCTCGTCGACCTGCCGGGCTTCGACAACTCCGCGATGGACGGCTACGCCGTGCGGCTCGCGGACGTCGCGGCGGTGGTGCCGGGCGGGCCCGTGGTGTTGCCCGTGTCGGACGACGTGGCGGCCGGTGACGGGCGGGTCGTCGTGCTCGCGCCCGGAACCGCGGTGCGGATCATGACCGGCGCGCCGGTGCCGGCGGGCACCGACGTGGTCGTCCCGTTCGAGGACACCGACCGCGGCACGGCGACCGTCGCGATCGGCGCCGTCGGGCCCGCCGGCCGGCACATACGGCCGCGTGGCGAGGACGTGACGACCGGCGCGACGGTGCTGACCGCCGGGACGGTCGTCGGGCCCGTCCAGGTGGGCCTGCTCGCCGCGTGCGGGCACACGCACGTGCCCGTGCACCGGGCACCGCGCGTCGTCGTGCTGTCCACCGGCTCCGAGCTGATCCCCGCCGGCCGTCCCCTCGCGCCGGGCCAGATCCACGACTCGAACCGGCCGATGCTCGTCGCGGCGGCCCGGGCCCTGGGCGCGCTGGTGACGACCGCCCCGGCGATCCCCGACGTGCCGGGCGCCCTGGCGGCCGCCGTGCGCGAGCACCTGGACGGCGCCGACGTCGTGATCACCAGCGCGGGTGTCAGCGCGGGCGCGTACGACGTGGTGCGCGAGGACCTCGTCACGCTCGTCGACGACCCGGCGGACGTGCAGCTGGTGCACGTGGCGATGCAGCCCGGGAAGCCGCAAGGCCTGGCCTGGGTCGGTGAGCGGCGGGTGCCCGTGCTCGGGTTGCCCGGCAACCCCGTGAGCGCCTACGTCTCGTTCCACCTGTTCGCGCGGCCGCTGCTGCGGCTGCTCGCAGGGCACGCGACCCTGTCGGCGCCGGTGGTCGGCGCGCGTTTGACGCAGGCCGTGTCGCACAAGGCCGGCCGTCGCGCCTACCTGCGGGTCCGGCTGACCGCGGGCCCGGACGGCTGGCTGGCGACGCCGGTCGGCGCCAACTCCTCGCACCTGCTCGGTGCGCTCGCCCATGCGGATGCGCTGCTCGTCGTGCCGGAGGACGTCACGCACATGGAGGCGGGTTCGTCGGCGCGCGTCGTCGTCACCGAGCCCGACGCACTGGAATGGAGGGTCCCGTGAGCGACGAAGCCCGTCTCACCCACGTCGACGAGCGCGGGGCGGCACGCATGGTCGACGTCGCGGACAAGGCGGTGACCCTGCGGACGGCGACCGCCCGCGGGCGCGTGATCGTGTCCCCGCGCGTCGTCGAGCTGCTGCGCGGCGAGGGCGTGCCCAAGGGAGACGCGCTCGCGGTGGCACGCATCGCCGGCATCCAGGCGGCCAAGCGCACCCCCGACCTGGTGCCGCTCGCGCACCCGATCGCGATCCACGGCGTCACGGTCGACCTCGAGGTGACCGACGAGGCTGTGGAGATCGCCGCGACGGTCCGCACCGCAGACCGGACCGGTGTCGAGATGGAGGCGCTGACCAGCGTCGCGGTCGCCGGCCTGGCGCTGGTGGACATGGTCAAGGCCGTGGACCGCAGCGCCGTGATCAGCGACGTGCGCGTCGTCGCGAAGACGGGCGGGAGGTCTGGCGAGTGGCACCGCCCGGGCGAGTGAGCAGAGGGGCGCTGGTCGTCACCGTGTCGACACGGGCCTCGGCCGGCGTGTACGCCGACCAGTCCGGGCCGGCGGCGGCCCAGGCGTTACGGTCGCTCGGGTTCGAGGTGGGCGACGTGGTCGTCGTGCCGGACGGGCCGGCCGTCGGGTCCGTGCTGCGGCAGGCGGTCGACGAGAGGTACGCGCTGGTGGTCACCACGGGTGGCACCGGGTTGGCGCCCGACGACGTCACGCCCGAGCAGACCGCGCCACTGCTGGACCGGCCCGTGCCGGGGCTGGCGGAGGCGGTGCGGGCGGCCGGGGTCGCGGCGGGCGCCACCGCGGCGGTGCTGTCGCGCGGCGTCGCGGGGCTGGCGGGCCGCACCCTCGTGGTCAACCTGCCGGGGTCGACGCGTGCCGTCCTCGAGAGTCTGGCGGCGGTCGGGACGGCGCTGGTCCATGCGACCGAGCAGGTCACGGGCGGCGACCACCCGCGGCACGGGCACGGTCCGGCCCGGTAGGGCGTCGTTCAATACCGCGGCAGAGCCGGGTCGACCTCGTCCACCCAGGCGAGGACGCCGCCCCCGAGGTGGCTCGCCCGGGACAGGCCGCGTTGGCGGGCGCGGCGCAGCACGTCGGCGGAACGCACGCCGCTGCGGCAGTAGAGGATGACGTCCCGGTCGCGTGGCAACTCCTCGAACGCCTCGTCGTCGGCGAACAACCCCTGCGGCACCAGACGCGACCCGGGGATGGCGACCAGCGCGTGCTCGTCGGGCTCCCGCACGTCCACCAGGTCGAAGTCCTCCTCGCCGCGCCCCCGAGCCGCCAGCCGGCCCGCGAGCTCCGTCGCCGCGATCGTCGGGAGCGCGACGCCGCACTCCTCGTCCTGGTCGGTCAGCTCGGTGATCACCGGCGTGTCCCGCGACGGCCGCAGCGGGACGTGCCGCCACGTGCCGGCCAGAGCGTCGAGCACCGCCATCCGACCGAGCAGGGGCTCGCCGACACCCATGACCAGCTTGAGCGCCTCGATCGCCATCGCCGACCCGACCGCGCCGCACACGGCACCGAGCACACCGGCCTGCGCGCACGACGGGACGGTGCCGGCGGCGGGGGGGCGAGGGAAGACGTCGCGGTACTGGATGGCGCGGTGTTCCTCCGGCGGCGCGGACCAGAAGACGGTCACCTGCCCGTCGAACCGCAGCACCGACCCCCACACCAACGGCTTGCCGGCGAGCACGCACGCGTCGTTGACCAGGTACCGCGTCGGGAAGTTGTCACAGCCGTCGATGACGAGGTCGTACCGGCTGACCAGGTCGAGCGCGTGCGAGGCGTCGAGGCGGATCGGGTGCCGTTCGACCACGACGTGCGGGTTGGTCCGGGCGACCGTCTGCGCTGCGCTGTCAACCTTGGGGAGGCCGACCGCCGACGTCGGGTGCACCACCTGCCGCTGCAGGTTGGAGGTGTCGACGGTGTCGAAGTCGACGATCCCGAGAGTCCCCACGCCGGCGGCGGCAAGGTAGAGCAGCACCGGGGAGCCCAGCCCACCGGCGCCGACCACGAGCACGCGCGCGTTGCTCAGCCGGCGCTGGCCCTCGTCACCGACTCCGGGAACCAGGACGTGTCGCGAGTACCGCGTTAGCTCGGCCGTGCTGAGGGACGGGCCGGGCTCGACGAGCGGCGGCATGGGCATCGGGCACTCCTTCCGGATGGCGCCGTGTGCGGGGACGGCTTGAGGTTAGGCACGCAGCGGCGCGACGGCGCGGGCCGTACGTCCCGCGCGTCCGTCGTCGGGTGTGCGATCCCTGCACGGATCGACACCCCCGCACGACACCCGGGCCTGCCGCACGATAGGTGACACCCTGACCTGTGGTGCCGTGGGGCGCCGCTGGAAGGATGTGCCTCGTGCCCAGGCCCTATCCGATGGAGTTCCGCCGGGACGTCATGGCGGTTGCCCGGCGTGGTGAGGCGCCGCTCAGGCAGGTCGCGGCCGACTTCGGGATCGCCGAGCGTGTCTGCGCAACTGGTTGTGTGACGCCGATGTCGAGGATGGCAACCGTCTCGACGTGACCCGGTCGGAGTCGACCCGGCGCGGCCGCCCGGGCCGGACTGGTCGCCTGTGAGCGCACGGTGTGGCGGATCTGCTCGGACAACCGCCGGTGGTCGGTGTTCGGCAAGAATCGTTCCCGGCGTGGGAAGGTGGGCCTGCCGGCCCACTAGGACCTCGTGCTGCGCCGGTTCACCGCCGACGGGCCGAACAGGCTACGGCTGTGGGACTACCGAGTACCCCACGGCCCAGGGCAAGGTCTACCTCTGCGCGTTCAAGGACGTGTTCTCCAACCGGATCGTGGGGTTACTCGATCTGCGACCGCACGACCTCCCAGATCGCCGTGAACACCCTGGTCAGCGCCGTGCAGCGGCGTCAAGACGTCGCCGGGTGCGTGGTGCACTCGGACCGGGGCCGCCAGTTTCGAAGCCTGAAGTTCGCCCGCGCCCTGGCGGCCCACGACCTGGCCGGCTCGATAGGCCAGGTCGCCTCCGCCCGCGACAACGCCCGCGACAACGCCGCCACGGAGTCCTTCTTCGCACTGCTGCAGAGGAACGTCCATGACCGGCGGCCCTGGGCAACCCGCCAGGACCTGCGGATCGCGATCATCACCTGGATCGAAAGGACCTACGCCGCCGACGCCTGCAAAGGCTCGGTCGCCTGACACCCATCGAGTTCGAGACCATCATGGACACTCAGGCGGCGCTCGCCGCCTGAGACCCACGGTCACCTACTCGTGCTGCAGACCCTCAGGCTGATCGTTAACGTCGCCTCGCGGTGCGGGCTGGCCCCCCAGTACGAGAAG is a window encoding:
- the moeB gene encoding molybdopterin-synthase adenylyltransferase MoeB, producing the protein MPMPPLVEPGPSLSTAELTRYSRHVLVPGVGDEGQRRLSNARVLVVGAGGLGSPVLLYLAAAGVGTLGIVDFDTVDTSNLQRQVVHPTSAVGLPKVDSAAQTVARTNPHVVVERHPIRLDASHALDLVSRYDLVIDGCDNFPTRYLVNDACVLAGKPLVWGSVLRFDGQVTVFWSAPPEEHRAIQYRDVFPRPPAAGTVPSCAQAGVLGAVCGAVGSAMAIEALKLVMGVGEPLLGRMAVLDALAGTWRHVPLRPSRDTPVITELTDQDEECGVALPTIAATELAGRLAARGRGEEDFDLVDVREPDEHALVAIPGSRLVPQGLFADDEAFEELPRDRDVILYCRSGVRSADVLRRARQRGLSRASHLGGGVLAWVDEVDPALPRY
- the glp gene encoding gephyrin-like molybdotransferase Glp, which translates into the protein MGIAADPALRAARTRSVEEHVAAVLAGALPTRVERVPLDDALGLVLGEDVASLVDLPGFDNSAMDGYAVRLADVAAVVPGGPVVLPVSDDVAAGDGRVVVLAPGTAVRIMTGAPVPAGTDVVVPFEDTDRGTATVAIGAVGPAGRHIRPRGEDVTTGATVLTAGTVVGPVQVGLLAACGHTHVPVHRAPRVVVLSTGSELIPAGRPLAPGQIHDSNRPMLVAAARALGALVTTAPAIPDVPGALAAAVREHLDGADVVITSAGVSAGAYDVVREDLVTLVDDPADVQLVHVAMQPGKPQGLAWVGERRVPVLGLPGNPVSAYVSFHLFARPLLRLLAGHATLSAPVVGARLTQAVSHKAGRRAYLRVRLTAGPDGWLATPVGANSSHLLGALAHADALLVVPEDVTHMEAGSSARVVVTEPDALEWRVP
- a CDS encoding molybdenum cofactor biosynthesis protein B encodes the protein MSTRASAGVYADQSGPAAAQALRSLGFEVGDVVVVPDGPAVGSVLRQAVDERYALVVTTGGTGLAPDDVTPEQTAPLLDRPVPGLAEAVRAAGVAAGATAAVLSRGVAGLAGRTLVVNLPGSTRAVLESLAAVGTALVHATEQVTGGDHPRHGHGPAR
- the moaC gene encoding cyclic pyranopterin monophosphate synthase MoaC; protein product: MEGPVSDEARLTHVDERGAARMVDVADKAVTLRTATARGRVIVSPRVVELLRGEGVPKGDALAVARIAGIQAAKRTPDLVPLAHPIAIHGVTVDLEVTDEAVEIAATVRTADRTGVEMEALTSVAVAGLALVDMVKAVDRSAVISDVRVVAKTGGRSGEWHRPGE